A stretch of Polypterus senegalus isolate Bchr_013 chromosome 3, ASM1683550v1, whole genome shotgun sequence DNA encodes these proteins:
- the LOC120526549 gene encoding trace amine-associated receptor 13c-like has product MDQDISLNAQFCYPAINGSCLKELYPSSTYILLYILFFVGILLTISGNMAVMLSIVFFKQLHTPTNVLVLSMALADFLVGLCVMPFSMIRSVEACWYFGDSFCLMHSSFDMFLTSVSIFHLIFIAIDRYCAVCYPLHYSTTITIPVSLIMAAASWGISAIYTYSLLYSKANTEGIDAYISSVYCLGSCILWFNALWGTLDTFIAFFIPCTAMLCLYAKVFSEARRQAKKINSITEQMYSANETKFRMSKKSERKATKTLGIVMGGFMLCWLPFFVNSVVDPYINFSTLPVVFDAFVWLGYFNSTFNPIIYAFFYPWFQNALQHIITCKIFYQRSSRVNLFSVRNKVYNR; this is encoded by the exons ATGGAccaagacattt CTCTGAATGCACAGTTTTGCTATCCAGCAATAAATGGATCTTGTCTTAAAGAACTCTATCCGTCATCTACCTATATtctgttatatattttgttttttgttggaaTATTATTAACAATATCTGGAAACATGGCAGTCATGTTATCAATTGTTTTTTTCAAACAGCTTCATACTCCGACAAATGTGCTTGTGCTTTCCATGGCTCTAGCAGATTTCCTGGTAGGACTGTGTGTGATGCCGTTTAGTATGATAAGATCTGTAGAAGCTTGCTGGTATTTTGGTGATTCATTTTGTCTCATGCATTCAAGCTTTGATATGTTTCTTACTTCTGTCTCTATATTTCACCTGATATTCATTGCAATTGATAGATACTGTGCAGTGTGTTATCCCTTGCATTATTCAACCACAATTACTATACCTGTATCTTTAATAATGGCAGCAGCAAGCTGGGGGATTTCAGCAATTTATACATATAGCTTGCTATATTCAAAAGCAAATACCGAGGGCATCGATGCTTACATATCTTCTGTATATTGTTTAGGAAGTTGCATTCTTTGGTTTAATGCTTTATGGGGAACTCTGGAcacatttattgcatttttcatccCATGCACTGCAATGCTTTGTTTATATGCTAAGGTATTTTCAGAAGCGAGAAGGCAAGCAAAGAAAATAAACtcaataacagaacaaatgtattctgcaaatgaaacaaaattcagAATGTCAAAGAAATCTGAAAGAAAGGCAACTAAAACACTTGGAATTGTAATGGGAGGTTTTATGCTTTGCTGGCTACCTTTCTTTGTTAACTCTGTGGTGGACCCGTATATTAATTTTTCTACACTCCCTGTTGTTTTTGATGCCTTTGTTTGGTTAGGATATTTTAATTCCACTTTTAATCCGATAATTTATGCATTTTTCTATCCATGGTTTCAGAATGCTCTGCAGCACATTAttacttgtaaaatattttatcaaagatCTTCAAgagttaatttattttcagtaaGAAACAAg